In [Leptolyngbya] sp. PCC 7376, a genomic segment contains:
- a CDS encoding CHAT domain-containing protein: protein MKPQFFLFLTFLSFVPLQIRPSIAATIDTSNGLSAININSDQQQPNTGETVADWQTWRDTALYYAKTGELDKAKKALQESEALLTIAEGEDKFNHLHAHILDVDAYISMLQGNNTEALETWKKTAAIYRQAGDNNALSLAVLNQIQALQNLGYYHQAEKQIKLNYEWLKQQSDNATKVKAIQTFGDIESRLNRYEKAIIKLEEAQSIAKNNNYVELLPELALNLGNAYQSLGNIEQSKGEAYKATNNGKVGEVAKKKFVLAEEKYTAAIEQYQHIPTNTIFGVQAQINILGLLQNKADEIDITTNTTREQIEQIQESLKVLPPTRPVLYARINFVRRLFSEPTSNSDLIQQQLTTTYKQAIQLGDIRSKSHVLGLLGKLYLTGNRLIEAKKLTNEAIAILPVGSEDLRYQWQWQLGKIYRQQDNNIEAIIAYKGAFDNLQEIRSELIAVTSDTRFSFNEEIEPVYREFIDLLLTPDAGQAKPSQENLLQARTVLEALQLAELDNFFRDACIPFQEEEIDKIIDQNELGAAVIYPIILSDRLAVITSFPNGTLDYKSTSVKSERLELVIQEMRASLSRAYPTEKRIEISLLFYQSLIKPFENEFQDQEVTSLVFVLDGSLRNIPMAALHDGEKYLIEKYAIALTPGLKLLQSPELSSQQLQQVILGGISKSTPNSPPLPDVTKEVEQISARTEEQLLLNEALTEKAFGELVKNLNYPIVHLATHGEFSSSPEGTFLRMWDQELSILELRTLLEQRNRPDRIPIEMMVLSACQTAAGDKRAALGLAGLSVRSGVRTTVATLWSVNDQSTAKFMGIFYDALQDPTLNKSDALRYAQLELLKDSNFRHPYYWAPFVMIGNWF, encoded by the coding sequence ATGAAACCACAATTTTTCCTTTTCCTTACTTTCCTGAGCTTTGTCCCACTTCAAATTCGACCGAGCATTGCCGCAACAATAGATACTAGTAATGGCTTATCCGCCATCAATATCAACTCAGATCAACAGCAACCCAATACCGGAGAGACTGTTGCGGACTGGCAGACATGGCGAGACACAGCGCTTTACTATGCCAAAACTGGCGAATTAGATAAGGCAAAAAAAGCATTACAAGAAAGCGAAGCTCTCCTCACAATCGCGGAAGGTGAGGATAAATTCAATCATTTACATGCTCATATCCTCGATGTCGATGCATACATAAGTATGCTGCAAGGCAATAATACTGAGGCTCTAGAAACATGGAAAAAGACAGCTGCTATTTATCGTCAAGCTGGAGATAACAATGCTCTCTCCCTTGCTGTACTGAATCAGATTCAAGCCTTACAAAATCTTGGGTATTATCACCAAGCCGAAAAACAGATAAAGCTAAACTATGAATGGCTCAAACAACAGTCCGATAATGCGACAAAGGTTAAAGCAATACAAACTTTTGGAGATATCGAGTCCCGCCTCAATCGTTACGAGAAAGCGATCATCAAATTAGAAGAAGCACAATCGATTGCTAAAAACAATAACTATGTGGAGCTTTTACCGGAACTTGCATTGAATTTAGGCAATGCTTATCAGTCACTCGGAAATATAGAACAAAGTAAGGGAGAAGCATATAAAGCAACAAACAATGGAAAAGTCGGTGAAGTGGCTAAGAAAAAATTTGTTTTAGCAGAAGAGAAATACACTGCAGCAATTGAGCAATACCAACACATTCCCACAAACACCATATTTGGCGTGCAAGCTCAGATTAATATCCTTGGGTTATTGCAAAATAAAGCAGATGAAATTGACATTACGACTAATACGACCCGAGAGCAAATTGAGCAGATCCAGGAAAGTCTTAAAGTACTTCCACCCACTCGTCCCGTGCTTTATGCTCGTATCAACTTTGTCCGTCGTCTTTTCTCAGAACCAACGTCCAATAGCGATCTGATCCAACAGCAACTCACCACTACTTATAAGCAAGCGATTCAATTAGGCGATATCCGCTCAAAATCCCATGTCCTAGGACTCCTCGGGAAACTGTATCTCACAGGAAATCGTCTCATAGAAGCCAAAAAACTGACTAACGAAGCGATCGCCATCTTACCAGTTGGCTCAGAAGATTTACGTTATCAATGGCAATGGCAACTTGGCAAAATATATCGTCAACAAGATAACAACATCGAGGCGATTATCGCTTATAAAGGAGCATTTGATAATCTCCAGGAGATTCGGAGTGAACTCATCGCTGTTACCTCTGACACTAGATTTTCTTTTAACGAGGAGATTGAACCGGTTTATCGAGAGTTTATTGACTTACTCCTCACTCCAGATGCTGGCCAAGCAAAACCATCCCAAGAAAATTTGCTTCAAGCTCGGACTGTACTTGAAGCTCTTCAGCTCGCTGAACTAGATAACTTTTTTCGCGATGCATGTATCCCATTCCAAGAAGAAGAAATTGATAAAATCATTGACCAGAATGAATTAGGTGCAGCCGTTATCTACCCAATCATTCTTAGCGATCGCCTAGCCGTCATCACTTCCTTCCCCAACGGCACGCTCGACTATAAAAGCACCTCGGTTAAATCAGAAAGACTTGAATTAGTAATCCAAGAGATGCGAGCTTCTCTCAGTCGAGCCTACCCTACGGAAAAGCGAATAGAAATTTCTTTATTGTTTTATCAGAGTTTAATAAAGCCTTTTGAAAATGAATTCCAAGACCAAGAAGTCACCAGCCTAGTCTTTGTTCTTGATGGTAGTCTGCGAAATATTCCTATGGCAGCGCTCCATGATGGCGAAAAATATCTCATCGAAAAATATGCGATTGCCCTCACTCCTGGCTTAAAGCTACTTCAATCCCCAGAATTATCGTCGCAACAACTGCAACAAGTCATTCTCGGAGGGATAAGTAAATCAACACCAAATAGTCCTCCCCTCCCTGATGTTACAAAGGAAGTTGAGCAAATCAGTGCTCGTACCGAAGAGCAACTACTCTTAAATGAAGCATTAACAGAAAAAGCCTTTGGTGAATTGGTGAAGAATCTGAATTACCCAATCGTTCATCTCGCTACTCATGGAGAATTTAGTTCTAGTCCCGAAGGAACATTTTTGCGAATGTGGGATCAAGAACTTTCGATTTTAGAACTTAGGACATTGCTTGAACAACGAAATCGTCCTGATAGAATTCCTATTGAAATGATGGTTCTAAGTGCTTGTCAAACTGCTGCAGGCGATAAAAGAGCAGCTCTTGGTTTAGCCGGATTATCAGTTCGCTCAGGTGTTCGAACTACTGTCGCAACCCTATGGTCAGTGAATGATCAATCCACAGCCAAATTTATGGGCATATTTTATGATGCTCTCCAAGACCCAACTTTGAATAAATCTGATGCACTACGCTACGCACAACTTGAACTGCTCAAAGATTCTAATTTCCGACATCCTTATTATTGGGCACCATTTGTAATGATTGGGAACTGGTTTTAG
- a CDS encoding DUF928 domain-containing protein — protein MGLVCTISIWGYNLHSSYAQDSIFLSKYGFAPTKPVKKGDIGGVGGASRGECHYQTIMLEHGYTSTIQENPTFWVYIRNLQQENQQLAVQVNLRLTPLDAENENSSNISDIDKPTNFENIGINVFPEIVTKPYTLSENGLISLQIPSDKGLLVNKKYQWEIQILCGATHEDIAKIPKNTNIVGDFGVIHRIPDGGISNNLQGYLENGIWIDTINALIDLKSSPDHSTISNQETLLEEWENYIQNLEKKLSPSQ, from the coding sequence ATGGGACTCGTCTGTACTATATCCATTTGGGGATATAACTTACATAGTAGCTATGCCCAGGATTCAATTTTTTTATCAAAATACGGTTTTGCTCCGACTAAGCCTGTTAAAAAAGGAGATATTGGAGGTGTTGGGGGGGCCTCACGAGGTGAATGTCACTATCAGACAATCATGCTTGAACATGGTTATACTTCCACCATTCAAGAAAACCCGACATTTTGGGTTTATATCAGGAATCTTCAACAAGAAAATCAACAGTTAGCTGTGCAAGTAAATTTACGCCTCACACCTCTAGATGCAGAAAACGAAAACAGCTCTAATATTTCTGATATAGATAAGCCTACTAATTTTGAGAACATTGGGATTAATGTTTTTCCTGAAATTGTGACAAAGCCATATACACTGTCTGAAAATGGATTGATTTCTTTGCAAATCCCTTCTGATAAAGGATTACTAGTCAACAAAAAGTATCAATGGGAAATCCAAATTCTATGTGGCGCGACTCATGAAGACATTGCAAAAATACCAAAAAACACAAATATTGTAGGAGATTTTGGAGTTATTCATCGAATACCGGATGGTGGAATATCAAATAACCTTCAAGGATATCTGGAAAATGGTATTTGGATAGATACTATTAATGCTCTAATTGATCTAAAAAGTTCGCCAGATCATAGCACTATCTCGAACCAAGAAACTTTGTTGGAAGAGTGGGAAAACTATATTCAAAATCTAGAAAAAAAGTTATCTCCATCTCAATAG
- a CDS encoding CHASE2 domain-containing protein, whose product MIVKLFLFLKSRNLRIIAVNSLLSTLVIIILSSNGALELAELHFFDHLVQKRPERSIDPNIVLVGITESDIKYLNGWPVSDLKLTQILTNIKKQNPRVIGLNLYRDIPVMDGYDTLADFFRNTNNIIGVEYLDEFPHHIEPPVVLKEKKLVGISNFITDRDSSVRRYFLTVSVKSDDNNPKMSLAVMLAFRFLEEEDIQLKAVPNTKSSYQLGESIFHLFKENDGGYAQKKIYGSQILINYRGNSCEKVEQCKFPIVSVEDILEERIDSDFLENKVVILGPFASSLSDSHSTPYTNSNQNLFSGIEIHAHVTSQLIDAALKGDVLFRTWHEFSEWGWLFLWAILGSSFGLYATKRRLALLLFIPLSLSSYGITYWLFLENIWIPFVAPFSSFTLAIVSSTAFIGRLAGKIRNTFGRYLSDEIVETLLDKPGGLNLGGERRTITILTSDLRGFTSFSECHDPEEVIEVLNLYLGKMADVITRYSGTIDEFMGDGILVLFGAPIERDDDPERAIACAISMQQALDKVNEKIIAMNLRPLEMGIGINTGEVLVGNIGSKKRSKYGVVGNQVNLTYRIESYTLGGQILISENTYKSIKEQDQLMILGYEQVTPKGITKTLTIYEVGGIRGKYDLDLSQRIIPREVKVLRPIPKVIPINFYFVEGKDIEEQPHLAYIQKLSEHEAYLLLSNFELLLPEPFSNLKLNFFPANPHSIKGDIYAKVLKNESLIAPQFHISFTSLPQEIYGEFLKIIKCHI is encoded by the coding sequence ATGATAGTAAAACTATTTTTGTTTTTAAAATCCAGAAATTTACGTATTATTGCTGTTAATAGTTTGCTGTCAACGCTAGTTATAATAATTCTCAGCTCTAATGGAGCCTTAGAATTGGCAGAATTACATTTTTTTGATCACTTAGTTCAGAAAAGACCTGAACGTAGTATTGATCCCAATATAGTACTGGTAGGCATCACAGAATCAGATATAAAATATTTAAACGGTTGGCCAGTATCTGATCTTAAACTAACTCAGATTTTGACAAACATCAAAAAGCAAAATCCAAGGGTTATTGGATTAAATTTATATAGAGATATTCCTGTAATGGATGGCTATGATACCTTAGCTGACTTTTTCAGAAATACTAATAATATTATTGGCGTTGAATACTTAGATGAGTTCCCTCATCATATTGAGCCTCCAGTAGTTCTTAAAGAAAAGAAACTGGTAGGGATATCTAATTTTATTACTGACAGAGATTCCTCAGTTAGGCGTTATTTTCTTACTGTCTCTGTCAAAAGCGATGATAACAACCCAAAAATGAGCTTGGCTGTGATGCTTGCTTTTCGTTTTTTAGAAGAAGAAGATATTCAACTTAAGGCAGTCCCTAATACCAAATCTTCGTATCAATTAGGGGAGAGTATTTTTCATTTATTTAAAGAAAATGATGGTGGATATGCTCAAAAAAAAATTTATGGCAGCCAAATTTTAATAAATTATCGAGGTAACTCGTGTGAGAAAGTCGAACAATGTAAATTTCCTATCGTATCGGTAGAAGATATTCTAGAAGAACGAATAGACTCGGATTTTCTTGAGAATAAAGTTGTTATTTTAGGACCTTTTGCTTCTAGTCTTAGCGACTCGCATAGTACACCTTATACTAATAGTAATCAAAATTTATTCTCAGGTATTGAAATCCATGCTCATGTCACAAGTCAATTGATTGATGCAGCATTAAAAGGGGATGTTTTATTTCGGACATGGCATGAATTTTCAGAATGGGGTTGGCTGTTTTTATGGGCAATTCTAGGCTCAAGCTTTGGTCTCTATGCAACAAAAAGAAGGTTGGCTTTATTATTATTTATACCATTGTCATTGTCATCGTATGGAATAACCTATTGGCTTTTTCTTGAAAATATTTGGATTCCTTTTGTTGCTCCCTTTTCTAGCTTTACTCTAGCTATTGTCTCTAGCACGGCATTTATTGGAAGACTAGCAGGAAAAATTCGTAATACCTTTGGGCGATATTTAAGTGACGAAATCGTGGAGACTTTACTGGATAAACCTGGTGGTCTAAATTTGGGTGGTGAACGACGAACTATTACAATTCTAACTTCAGATCTTCGAGGTTTTACTAGTTTCTCTGAATGTCATGATCCAGAAGAAGTTATTGAAGTCCTCAATTTATATTTAGGAAAAATGGCTGATGTAATTACTAGATATTCAGGGACGATTGATGAATTTATGGGAGATGGGATCTTAGTTTTATTTGGGGCTCCTATTGAGCGTGATGATGATCCGGAAAGGGCGATCGCCTGTGCTATTTCTATGCAACAAGCTTTAGATAAAGTTAATGAGAAGATTATAGCAATGAATCTAAGACCTCTTGAAATGGGTATAGGAATAAATACAGGAGAAGTGTTAGTTGGTAATATTGGTTCAAAGAAACGATCAAAATATGGTGTTGTTGGTAATCAAGTCAATCTGACTTATCGTATAGAATCCTATACTTTAGGAGGCCAAATCCTCATTTCAGAGAATACTTACAAAAGTATAAAGGAACAAGACCAACTAATGATTCTTGGTTATGAGCAAGTCACGCCTAAAGGAATAACAAAAACGCTCACAATCTATGAAGTTGGTGGGATTAGAGGAAAATATGATCTCGATTTATCACAGCGAATTATACCCCGTGAAGTCAAAGTATTAAGACCTATACCCAAAGTAATACCTATTAATTTTTATTTTGTTGAAGGTAAGGACATTGAAGAGCAGCCTCACTTAGCATATATCCAAAAACTATCTGAGCATGAAGCATATTTACTCTTATCCAATTTTGAATTATTACTTCCCGAACCATTTTCAAATCTAAAACTCAATTTTTTTCCAGCAAATCCCCATAGTATCAAAGGTGATATTTACGCCAAAGTCCTAAAAAATGAAAGTCTAATTGCGCCACAATTTCATATAAGCTTCACTTCACTTCCTCAAGAAATTTATGGCGAGTTCTTGAAGATTATAAAATGTCATATTTGA
- a CDS encoding filamentous hemagglutinin N-terminal domain-containing protein, with protein sequence MKSSTIFATGAISVSCSLSLLPLSISAQLIPDATLGLESSVVNRIDATRQEIGGGALRQTNLFHSFQEFNVPALEEVYFVPEASVLNIFTRVTGNNSSDILGKLGVYGSPNLFLVNPNGIYFGADASLDILGSFTASTTSNILTEDGFVSISTATKNELLTVNPNALFNNAFRDYQGDIVNAANLAVGTNQSLTLQGNQVSHSGSLTSAEGTVTVLGSDVVLDDAIINVSGINGGDIYVLGADTVQVSSASILDASGTIDGGFIETSAPIINVTGLIDTRGEIGITGTWLLDPVDILIDTALAGTITSNLASSNVEVSTQGAGNVTGTAVSFPVSNGDITLNSNVSNPNSKNSLTLTGRRFIHDSGSFELGGDLVFNLNAVNSEINPPSNSINNAINSIGNIAGKSTINLHAPVGETTTFAGKTINIDKDVTLQAATPANLTYGTFFVGVDEVPIEVVTGVETSIILSGKGDQRVIDIINNRSTININDVTITRGETGAEGNPVVTSGGGIRIIPENIEDLTTPKSIVNINNSNISGNSANYGGGIANAGGEVNLNNSVISNNSASGDSLRGGIGGGIMNWVSGGGGIGVLNFRGKVNITHSTISNNAASDVGGGIANLAELDLRHSVVSDNEAGPEGLRPGGGGITNNSLGDAVISQSLISGNKAFGSGGGIFNFYGEAISPPLRSSVFLSNSTISNNLASENGGGIANYLYGIQQISA encoded by the coding sequence ATGAAAAGCTCTACCATCTTCGCGACTGGGGCGATCTCCGTCTCTTGCTCTCTCTCTCTTCTACCTCTTTCAATTTCTGCGCAGCTTATACCAGATGCAACTTTGGGTTTAGAAAGTTCCGTAGTGAATCGCATTGATGCTACTAGGCAAGAGATTGGTGGTGGTGCACTCAGACAAACCAATCTTTTTCATAGTTTTCAAGAGTTTAATGTTCCAGCATTGGAGGAAGTTTATTTCGTTCCTGAAGCGTCTGTGCTCAATATTTTCACACGAGTAACAGGTAATAATTCCTCAGATATCCTCGGTAAGCTTGGGGTGTATGGTAGCCCAAATCTATTTCTAGTTAATCCGAATGGAATTTATTTTGGAGCAGATGCAAGTTTAGATATATTAGGTTCTTTTACAGCGTCAACAACAAGCAATATTCTGACAGAAGATGGTTTTGTCAGTATCAGTACTGCAACAAAAAATGAGTTGTTGACAGTCAATCCTAATGCTTTATTCAATAATGCATTCAGAGATTATCAGGGTGATATAGTTAATGCCGCAAATTTGGCGGTTGGGACTAATCAATCTCTAACCTTACAAGGGAATCAAGTTTCTCATAGTGGCTCATTGACTTCAGCAGAAGGAACGGTCACTGTTCTGGGAAGTGATGTTGTTCTAGATGATGCCATTATTAATGTTTCAGGTATCAATGGTGGAGATATTTATGTTCTAGGTGCTGATACGGTTCAAGTATCGAGTGCTTCGATTTTGGATGCTTCGGGAACAATTGATGGCGGTTTTATTGAGACTTCAGCACCGATCATAAATGTGACGGGACTAATTGATACCAGAGGAGAAATCGGAATTACAGGAACCTGGCTATTAGACCCAGTAGATATTCTGATTGATACAGCTTTGGCTGGCACAATCACCTCTAATTTAGCTTCAAGTAATGTTGAGGTTTCGACTCAGGGAGCAGGTAATGTAACGGGTACTGCTGTTTCATTTCCGGTTAGCAATGGTGACATCACACTCAATTCAAATGTTTCAAATCCGAATAGTAAGAATTCTCTAACACTAACTGGTAGAAGATTTATTCATGATTCTGGAAGTTTTGAGCTTGGTGGAGATTTAGTTTTTAATCTTAATGCAGTTAATTCGGAGATAAATCCTCCTTCAAACTCTATTAATAATGCCATCAATTCGATAGGTAATATAGCAGGAAAATCAACTATTAATTTACATGCTCCTGTAGGAGAAACTACAACTTTTGCGGGGAAAACTATAAACATCGATAAAGATGTCACACTTCAAGCTGCAACTCCAGCAAACTTGACTTATGGAACTTTCTTCGTAGGAGTAGATGAAGTTCCTATTGAAGTAGTCACAGGAGTAGAAACCTCTATTATTTTGAGTGGGAAAGGCGATCAACGAGTTATCGATATTATTAATAATAGATCAACAATTAATATCAACGATGTAACAATTACACGCGGAGAAACTGGAGCTGAAGGAAATCCAGTTGTAACAAGTGGTGGCGGAATTAGAATAATACCTGAAAATATAGAAGATCTAACAACGCCTAAAAGTATAGTCAATATTAACAACTCCAACATTTCAGGTAATAGTGCTAATTATGGGGGGGGAATTGCCAATGCTGGTGGTGAAGTGAATCTCAACAATTCAGTTATCTCTAATAACTCTGCGTCTGGAGACAGCTTGAGAGGGGGTATAGGAGGCGGGATTATGAACTGGGTTTCTGGTGGAGGGGGAATTGGGGTTTTAAACTTTCGTGGCAAAGTAAATATTACGCACTCTACTATTTCTAATAATGCTGCAAGTGATGTAGGTGGGGGAATTGCCAACCTTGCGGAACTAGATCTTCGTCATTCAGTTGTCTCTGATAATGAAGCTGGTCCAGAGGGTCTCAGACCGGGCGGAGGGGGTATTACTAACAATAGTCTTGGAGATGCAGTTATCTCTCAATCGCTGATCTCAGGCAACAAAGCTTTTGGATCTGGAGGGGGGATTTTTAATTTTTATGGAGAAGCAATCAGTCCTCCACTTCGTAGTTCAGTTTTTCTTAGTAATTCTACTATCTCTAATAATTTAGCTTCTGAAAACGGAGGAGGAATTGCCAACTATTTATATGGAATACAGCAAATTTCAGCCTAG
- a CDS encoding transposase produces MTGEEESSILPKAYSLDLRQKIVDAYERGGVSQSSLARQFGVAKSFVQKLLDQKRLTGSIAPKKRSQQTPPKLNEEHQTILRQLLTKKNDATLAELCDEMEKRTGLRVANSTMHRTLRRMGYSLKKNILSRP; encoded by the coding sequence TTGACTGGTGAGGAAGAAAGTAGCATCTTGCCGAAAGCCTACTCATTAGACTTAAGACAGAAAATAGTGGATGCCTACGAAAGGGGTGGTGTGAGTCAAAGTAGTCTTGCCCGACAATTTGGAGTGGCGAAAAGTTTTGTACAAAAGCTCCTCGACCAAAAACGACTGACAGGGTCGATTGCTCCGAAAAAACGAAGCCAACAAACACCTCCCAAATTAAACGAAGAGCATCAAACAATATTGCGCCAGTTGCTCACCAAGAAAAACGATGCGACGCTAGCGGAACTATGTGATGAGATGGAGAAACGCACTGGTCTCCGTGTGGCCAATAGCACCATGCATCGCACCTTAAGAAGAATGGGATATAGCCTCAAAAAAAACATTCTATCCAGACCTTAA
- a CDS encoding IS630 family transposase: MQQARYDFWQKMQATLAKNLIFIDESGVNLAMTRLRARSEKGKRAYSPKSSKRGKNVSLIGALGFKGMVANYHLLGSTDGLTFEAFISQKLIPNLWAGACVVMDNCSIHLGESVRTMIEAVGAKLIYLPPYSPDFSPIENCWSKLKSTLKSIGARTYLALDKAIEVAFSKITLDDIRCWFTHCCYCTSLD, encoded by the coding sequence GTGCAACAAGCCAGATATGATTTTTGGCAGAAAATGCAAGCGACTCTAGCGAAAAACTTGATTTTTATCGATGAATCGGGCGTGAACTTAGCCATGACAAGACTGAGGGCACGTTCTGAGAAAGGGAAACGAGCTTATAGTCCGAAATCCAGTAAACGAGGCAAGAATGTTTCTTTGATTGGAGCATTAGGCTTCAAGGGAATGGTCGCTAATTATCATCTGCTGGGGAGTACGGATGGATTAACCTTTGAAGCATTCATCAGCCAGAAGTTAATACCAAACTTATGGGCGGGAGCATGTGTGGTGATGGATAACTGTTCGATTCATTTAGGAGAGTCAGTACGCACAATGATTGAGGCCGTGGGAGCTAAGTTGATTTACCTTCCTCCCTATTCTCCAGATTTTTCACCCATTGAAAATTGCTGGTCAAAGTTGAAAAGTACCTTGAAAAGTATCGGGGCAAGAACTTATCTAGCTCTAGACAAGGCAATTGAGGTAGCTTTTTCCAAGATTACCCTTGATGATATTCGATGCTGGTTTACACATTGCTGCTATTGCACCTCACTCGACTAG
- a CDS encoding putative Ig domain-containing protein, which translates to MIFDAGLHIAAIAPHSTRNCYSIIYTDQNTAQFTVSWGGSDLGSSIATYDIYVSEDNSGFELWLDDTTNTSSSYTGDFDKTYSFFSVATDNVGNTEELPLSSDVSTIIMLNNDPILLNTIPDQILEIEEFFNFTFFSKTFKDEDDDNLIYTATLADGPALPTWLDFDPSTQTFSGTPTSDETITVKVTADDNKGDTISDEFNFTIIDGSLNGSENWISVPSTFQYSISFENEAVSTTSTQEVTITQNLDLDFDWDSFELDSFGWGDFTFDVPNGEEISFNDQINFTTDYGFLLDISGDFNPATGEAIWNFKTIDPATGELPANPNLAFLMPNNAQNGGKGVVKYTVSTDSNLQTGDILYSQANVIFDGDDLVETPEIFSIVDIDAPSSGVNTLPTMTTSGNFEVSWSGTDSGSGIASYDIYVSENGSSFNLWLDDTTDIAATYNGEDGNTYSFYSVAKDNVGNEESTPLGADTTTTVEFDPLTGMTTEVYRFYRKDAGSHLYTSDPNEIAVFRANPGIFTEEAGVATNGAIFLAGNAPSDGLKAVRRFYNKQTNGHFFTSDTNEIAAVQANQVAAGVFRDEGIAFYALEDSIPSLATDVYRFSNINTGAHFFTNSIIERDSVIANQVAAGFFRFEGVGWEAIA; encoded by the coding sequence ATGATATTCGATGCTGGTTTACACATTGCTGCTATTGCACCTCACTCGACTAGAAATTGCTATAGCATTATTTATACAGACCAAAACACCGCACAATTTACTGTGTCTTGGGGAGGCTCAGACCTTGGCAGCAGCATTGCCACCTATGACATCTACGTTTCTGAAGATAATAGTGGCTTTGAACTTTGGCTTGACGATACAACGAATACATCTAGTAGCTATACCGGAGACTTCGACAAAACCTATAGCTTCTTTAGCGTTGCCACCGATAACGTCGGTAATACCGAAGAGCTTCCTTTATCCAGCGACGTATCTACTATCATCATGCTGAATAACGATCCAATTCTGCTCAATACCATCCCCGACCAAATCCTTGAAATAGAAGAGTTTTTTAACTTCACTTTCTTTAGCAAAACCTTCAAGGATGAAGACGATGACAACCTCATCTATACAGCAACCCTAGCAGACGGCCCCGCTCTACCTACCTGGTTAGACTTTGACCCCTCAACCCAAACCTTTAGCGGCACACCCACCTCCGACGAGACAATCACCGTCAAAGTAACCGCTGATGATAACAAAGGTGACACCATCAGCGATGAATTTAATTTCACAATCATTGATGGAAGCTTAAATGGTTCTGAAAACTGGATTTCTGTCCCCAGTACTTTCCAATACAGCATTAGTTTTGAAAACGAAGCAGTTTCGACAACATCGACTCAGGAAGTAACTATCACCCAGAACCTTGATCTTGATTTTGACTGGGATTCATTTGAACTAGATAGCTTTGGTTGGGGTGACTTTACTTTCGATGTTCCCAATGGTGAAGAGATTTCCTTTAATGATCAAATAAACTTCACAACCGATTATGGTTTTCTACTAGATATTTCTGGAGACTTTAATCCTGCCACTGGCGAAGCGATCTGGAACTTTAAAACCATTGATCCAGCAACAGGAGAACTTCCTGCAAATCCTAACCTTGCTTTCTTGATGCCAAATAACGCTCAGAATGGGGGGAAAGGTGTTGTCAAATATACAGTCAGTACTGATAGCAATCTACAGACTGGAGATATTCTCTATTCACAAGCTAACGTTATTTTTGATGGCGATGATTTAGTGGAAACACCAGAAATTTTTAGCATTGTTGATATCGATGCTCCGAGTAGCGGAGTTAACACGTTACCTACAATGACAACATCTGGCAACTTTGAGGTGAGCTGGTCAGGAACAGATAGTGGTAGTGGCATTGCATCCTATGACATTTACGTTTCTGAGAATGGCAGTAGCTTCAATCTCTGGCTTGACGATACCACCGACATAGCAGCAACCTACAACGGAGAGGACGGTAACACTTATAGTTTTTATAGTGTCGCTAAAGATAATGTCGGCAATGAAGAAAGTACACCATTAGGTGCCGATACAACTACGACGGTAGAGTTTGATCCTTTAACTGGAATGACAACAGAAGTTTATCGGTTCTACCGCAAAGATGCTGGGTCTCATTTGTATACGTCAGATCCTAATGAGATTGCTGTCTTCCGAGCTAATCCAGGAATTTTCACGGAAGAAGCAGGAGTAGCGACAAATGGTGCAATATTTTTAGCGGGTAATGCTCCCAGTGATGGATTAAAAGCTGTTCGTCGTTTTTATAACAAGCAAACAAATGGGCATTTCTTTACCTCTGATACAAATGAAATTGCGGCAGTCCAAGCTAATCAAGTAGCTGCAGGGGTGTTTCGAGATGAAGGTATAGCCTTTTATGCTTTAGAGGACTCTATTCCAAGCTTAGCAACGGACGTTTATAGATTCTCTAATATCAATACAGGCGCTCATTTCTTCACCAATTCTATTATCGAAAGAGATAGTGTTATCGCGAATCAAGTTGCCGCTGGATTCTTCCGCTTTGAAGGCGTTGGTTGGGAGGCGATCGCCTAA